A segment of the Methanolinea mesophila genome:
CTTTTATCCAGCATATGCAGTTCAAGGTCGAGACCTACAAGATGATCCGGCAGATGCTGGAACAGGGAAAGTGAGGGTGCAGCACTTCAGGGAGAAACGATCCTTCAAAACCGGATCACCGCAAAGGCCATATCAGGGAGTCCGGGCCCATGGAAACCGACACAGGTTCATTTATTTCCCGGGGCTCATGCGAAGGATCTCACTGAGGATGGGAGCCCCGATCCATGAAAGGATTTATATGTATTGAATGAATGTAAGGTTCAGTAAGTAGGTCCGGAAGTGATCGGACCACTTCAACGACGATTGAGTACCAACACCCTCTCAAATGAACACGGGTATGGTGTGCGAACCCCCCCCTGCGTTATTTCTGCACACCCTCCCGTGTTTCGATGAATGTTTTTCTGTTCTCCTGCCCCCACATAACCCCGGGCGGGAGTGAGTGTTTCCATATCCGGCCTTATGGTGATAACCTTAATGCCGGTTGGAAATTACTTTAATCCGGAGTTCTCTCATGGAAAAAAAAGCCCTCGATACTACCATGTCCCACGCGTTTATGTTCCCCATGCCCACCGTGCTGGTGGGAACCGTCGTTGAGGGAAGGCCGAATTACATGACCGCGGCCTGGTGCAGCCCGGCCTGCGCTTCCCCGCCTATGATTGCGGTCGCTATCAACCATATCCGTCATACGACGCTCGGAATAAAGGAACAGAATGCGTTCTCGATCAACGTACCGGCAACCCGGCAGGTGGTGGAGACAGATTTCTGCGGAATTGCATCGGGGAATAAGACCGATAAATCCGGGGTGTTCACGCCGTTCTATGGCAGGCTTAAAGTGCCTATGGCAAGGGAATGCCCCTTCAACGTGGAATGCGGGCTCCATACGACGGTTGACCTGGGCAGCCACGTGCTCTACATCGGAAAGGTGGAGGGAGTATTCGCGGACCAGGATTGTGCGCCCGATAACAATCCCGATCCGGTGAGGATAGACCCGATCGTGTACATCAGGGGTAAATATTACCGTGTGGGCGATGCGTATGCGGATGCCTTCACTACCGGAAAACAGTATAAAGAATAGACAGGAATAGAAGATCCCCTGACCCGTCCGGGTATCCGGGTCACAGGAAAGATTCGGCAAGTCCCGGCCGAAAAAGAGCCGGGTTCATGCCCGGGCTTCCGGACACCGGTCTTCTCGTTCCCTCTTCTTTTTGTCTGGTGACCGCCGCGTTTGGCAGTCCGGTCCATTTGAAAAAATCGATGAGTCTCCGTTACTGCTCGATATCCACGGAATGAGCCATTCGCGATATCTCGATCCCGTCATGAAGGAGGGTGACATTAAACTCGTAGGGTCCGGGATCCAGTCCCGCGCAGTGGGAACACGGAGGGAGCTGGTAATCGTACGTCAGGACGGCGGGGCCCGGCGAGAGCGGCACTGCCATCTCGTGAGAAAGCCGGTTGTTGCCGTGTGAGTCCACGATACCAGAGATACTCATGGTCGTGTTCTCCAGGTTCCCTGCAGCGTTTACCCCGATCATGATATGCATCACCTCGTTCGAGTGATAGAGGTCGCGGTCCGTGGAGACCGATGTGATCTCTGCGCTGGCAGGTCCGAAGAGAAGCGGAACTACCACCAGTACCGCTGCGGCAATGATCACCACGACAACGATGAGAATGAGGATATCTCTTCGCATGAGAAGAATTTGGAAGTTATTTTATTATGAGGTTTTGGGAGGGTGCAGCCTTCTATTTATGCCTCCAGCCTCTTAATCATCGATCAGTATCCACCTTATCTTCAGTGCAGCCATCGTACGGAACGCGGTGATTGTCAATGAATCGACACGATCTTTCCACGGATTTGAAACCTGTAAGGGTATCGTTCAGGACCGTCGCACATTTTTACGATCCGGATGATCCCTCCCCGGAGAACTGCAGGGAACTCACCGATCGGGCGGAAGAACTGATATTCCATGAAGTAGCGACCGGGCCCGACCCGGATCATGCGAGCCGTGATGCAATGCTGGAGATTACCATCCCTGCGCCGGAGCTCACTCCTGATCGTGGGAAGAACATCCCCGATGCGGTCAGGGCACATTTTGCATCCCGTGCCCTTGAGATAGAAAGGGACAAAAAGCTGGTCCAGAGGGTGGGATTACGGGAGATATGGCTCACCGTCGGGGTGACGATCCCGGCGCTTATGATAATCGGTCTTACTTCTCACTTCACCCGGGAGCCACTCATCCTGATCGTGCAGAATATCATGGTGATCTTTACATGGGTAGTGATATGGCAGCCCTTCCAGTCGCTGGTGTTCGATCGATGGTCCAAATCCAAGGAAGCCGGAGTATACCGCGAGATTTCCAGGATGAAGATTGAGGTACGCCCGGGGTAAAGGTCCGGCAGGAAATAAGCACTGTGTTCCAGAATCCCGAACCGTATGAGCCGTATGAAGAAATTCCATCTCGTACACTCCGTCCTCCGATAAAAACCGCGTATGGGTCCATGAAGGACCGTCGCCAATATCTCCCGAACCGTCGGTCTCCGCGTTTACCGGGAAAGGGAAGACCTCTGAGAGTACGGAAAAATAAAAAGTTAATTAAAATGCGGTGACCGGCTCCCCCTCGGTGCTGTAGCCGGTATCCGTCTCTTTTACAATGAGCATGAGCACGATTCCGATGATCTCCAGCACCATAAGGAACAGGAACGCCGCATCGAACGCGATCGCGAGTTCTTCCATGGGAATTGTATGGGCCGATACCTCCGCGAGTTTCGGGCCGAGCGCTGCAGTGGCCACCAGCATCACGAGCGCCACACCAAGCGAGGATCCGAGGTTGGTCATCATCTTGATAAGCCCGGAGGCGGCCCCACGGTCTTTCGGAGGAGTCTGCCCCATTATCGCGCTGTTCAGGGGTGCATAGGCGATCCCTGTCCCCGCCCCGAGAATGAAGAGGTATATGGCGGAATGTCCGACGTTGCTGTGGGGAGAGAGTGTGGAGAGAAGCAGCAGACCAAGTACGGCGATAATAAATCCTGCGATTATTGGTTTTTTAGTTCCTATGACGTCCGATATTCTCCCGGCGAGGGGGGAGGTGAGGATCATCCCGATGGGAAGTGCGAGCAGTACCGTTCCGGCGTTATCCGTGGGGAGGTGTTTCACCAGTTCCAGGTAGAACGGCATGAGGATCATGACTCCCGCCATCCCCATCTGGATTATCATCACATCGAAGTTTTGAATGGTAAACGATCGATTTGCGAATAATCTCATGTTCACAAGCGGCATTTTT
Coding sequences within it:
- a CDS encoding flavin reductase family protein; protein product: MEKKALDTTMSHAFMFPMPTVLVGTVVEGRPNYMTAAWCSPACASPPMIAVAINHIRHTTLGIKEQNAFSINVPATRQVVETDFCGIASGNKTDKSGVFTPFYGRLKVPMARECPFNVECGLHTTVDLGSHVLYIGKVEGVFADQDCAPDNNPDPVRIDPIVYIRGKYYRVGDAYADAFTTGKQYKE